Within Deinococcus actinosclerus, the genomic segment CGCGCCCGATGGTGGACAGAGGCACAGCCCCGGCGCGCCCCCCGGCGCTATCCTGGGCACCAGTGAGGTCCCGAACCGCCAACCGCAGTGGCATCGTCATCCGGCGGCGCGTGACGCCCGCCGGGGACATCATCGTCACGCTCCTGACCCCCCAGGGCAAGCTGAAGGCCGTCGCGCGGGGCGGCGTGCGCGGCCCGCTCTCCAGCCGGCTGAACCTCTTCCATCACGTCGGCATCCAGGTGTACCAGGGCCCGCAGAACGACCTCGCCAGCGTGAAGCAGGCCGTGCTGGAAGGCGCGCTGCCCACCCTGGCGCAGCCGGAGCGGTACGCCTTCGCGCACCTGCTGGCCGAATTCGCCGACGCTCTGTACCAGGAAGGGGAATTCAGCGAGCAGGCCTTCGAGCTGTTCGCGGGCGCGCTGCGCGGCGTCGCGCACCAGCCCGACCCGGAATGGGTGGCGCTCGTCATGAGCTACAAACTTCTGGCCCTGGCGGGGTTCATCCCGCAGACGGCCCGCTGCGCCCGCTGCGCGCAGGACCACCCGGCGCACCCCGACCCGCTCGGCGGCCAGCTGCTGTGCGCAGGCTGCGCCGCGCTGCCCGCCTACCCGGACCCCAGCCTGGACTTCCTGCGCAACGCCGCCCGGCGCACCGTCCGCGCCAGCATGGACGCCCCGCTGCCCGCCGAGCAGCGCCCCGCGCTGTGGCGCGCGCTGGAACGCTTCGTGACCGTGCAGATCGGCAGCGTCCACTCCTGGCGGCAACTCGTGCCCACCGGCACGGCCCTCAGCGCGTAGGGGAGAGGACCTACAGCCCCAGCGCCGCGATGGCGCCCAGCAGCGCCACGGGCGCCGTCTCCGCCCGCAGGATGCGCGGGCCGAGCGTGACGGCGTGAGCGCCGAGGTGCACGAGGGTCTGCACCTCGGCGTCGGTCAGGCCGCCCTCCGGCCCGGTGATGATCGTGACCGGGGCATCCCAGGTGACGACGTCCGACACGCGGACCGCCGAGCCGGGCTGCGCGACCAGCGTCAGGCCGCCGGGCTGGAAGCGGGCCAGCGGCACGGGCGCCAGGACGGGCGGCACGACGGCGCGGCGGGACTGTTTCGCGGCCTCCTGCGCGACGCGGTTCAGGCGCACGAGTTTCTGATCGCCGATCTCGCGCACGTCCGCGCGGGCGGTCACGAGCAGCTGGATCTGCGCGGCGCCCAGTTCGGTCGCGGCGCGCACCACGTCGGACAGCTTGTCGGCCTTCAGCAGCGCCACCGCGACCGTCAGCGGCCAGGGCGTCTCGGCGGCCCCCTCGACCGCGTCACCCAGGGTCAGTACGGCGCGCACCTCGTCCAGTTCGGCGATCTCGGCCAGGGCCTCCGCGCCGCGTCCGTCGAACACGCGCACGGTGTCGCCCGCGTTCAGGCGCAGGACGTGCAGGTGCCGCGCCTCGCCCGGCCCGAGGGTCATGGTGTCCGTCAGGGCCTCCACCCGCAGGCGGTGCCGGGGCAGCCTTGTTGGGGTGTCGGTCATTCGCCCGCGCGGGCGGTCACGAGCGCCCACTCGCCATCCGTGCGGACCTGCACGTCCGTGAAGCCCTCGCGGTCCAGCGCGCCTTGCACCAGCGGCAGCTTCCCGGTCAGGATGCCGGTCAGGATCAGCGGCCCGCCGGGGCGCAGGTGGCCCACGTACGCCCCGACCAGCAGGTCGTGCAGTTCCGCGTACAGGTTCGCCACGAGCACGTCGAACACGCCGTCCGCGACCACGTCACCCGGCAGGTCGTCGCCCAACGTGCCCACCATGAACGCCGTGCGGCCCTCCGGCACCGCGTTGTCCCGCGCGTTCTCCTCCGCAATCGGGATCGTGATCGGGTCGATATCCACGCCCAGCGCGTACTCCGCGCCCAGCAGCGCGCCCGCGATCGCCAGCACGCCGCTCCCGGTCCCCACGTCCAGGATGGTCTGCCCGTCCAGCTTCAGGTCCGACAGGGCCTCGACCGCCATGCGGGTGGTCGCGTGGTGCCCGGTCCCGAACGCCATGCCCGGCTCGATCACGAGGCCCACCTGCCCGGCGGGAATCTCGGCGCGCAGCCACGGCGGCACGATCGTCACGCGGCCCGCCTGCACCGGGCGCAGGTTCGCCTTGAACTCCGCCAGCCAGTCCTGATCGGCCTCCTGCCGCCACTCGCCGTCCCGGATGAGGGGCGGCAGCTCGGTCTCCTCGTCGAAGTACGCGCGGATCAGGCCGGCGCGTTCCTCCAGCCCGGTCGCCCCGGCCTCCCACAGCAGGTCGAGGTGATCCTCGCGCGTCTCGAACGTTCCCGGAAGGTGATACACCAGCATCCCGCCAGTGTACCCGCGCGCCCCGCACGTCTGCACGCCTGCCACGCCGCTGCGGGAGGGCGCACCTATACTGGCGCGCATGAAACTCGCGATCGTCGGCGTCGGCAAACTCGGACTGGCCCTGCTGGAGGGCGTCACCGCCCAGGGCGTCCTGCCGCCCGCAGAGATCGGCCTGCTCGACGCGAACGCCGCCCGCGCGCAGGACGTCGCCGCCCGCACCGGCGCGCGTGTCATCACCCCGGCAGACCTGGGCCGCGCCGAGCGCATCCTGATCAGCCTGCAACCCCGCGTGTTCCCCGAAGCCGCCGAGTGGCTCGCGCAGCCCAACGCCGGGTACATCAGCACCATGGCCGGCGTGCCCGTCTCTGCCCTCACGCGCCGCCTGGGCACCAAGCGCGTCGTGCGGGTCATGCCGAACCTCGCCGCGACCATCGGGCACAGCCAGACCGCCATCACCGGCCCCCGCGAGGCCGGGGACGCGGGCGACCTCGCGTTCGCGCACCAGATCTTCGACGCGGTCGGCGACGCCTACGACCTCCCCGAGCACCTGTTCAACGCCTTCACCGGCATGAGCGCCAGCGGCCCCGCCTACGTTGCCGTGGTCGCCGAGGCGCTAGCGGACGGCGGCGTCCGCATGGGCCTCCCGCGCCCCCTGGCGAACGAACTCGCCGCGAAACTCCTGATCGCCACCGGTGAACTCGTCCAGCGCCGCGCCCACCCCGCCCTCCTCAAGGACGAGGTCGCCAGCCCCGGCGGCACCACCATCGCCGGTCTGGCCGCCCTGGAAGCCGCCGGGGTGCGCGGCGGCCTCATCGAGGCGGTCGTGCAGGCCACCCGGCGCGGCACCGAACTCGGCAAGGATCAGGACTGAACACTGCTGTCAAAGGGTCGAAGGGACACACTCCACTTAGGCCCTTCGACCTTTTGACCCTCGACCCGTTCAGGGAATGTCGAGTTCGCCCTGCCAGCCGGCGGGGAGGTGCAGCAGCTGGTGCAGGGGCGTGTCGCCGTGTTTGAGGAGGTACGTCAGGAAGTTCATCTCGCGTTCCTGCGGCACTCCGTTCGGGAGGAGGTGGGCCCTGAGGCGGCTGAGCTGGCCGCTGCGGTCGTTCTCGGCGCGCGCGAGGGCTCGTTCGGCGAGGCGTTGCAGGTGCGCCACGCGCGCGACGGTGCGGGTGCGGGTGCGCGCGGCGGCGCCGACCAGGGTGGGGTCGAGGTCGGCGATCTCGGCGGTGAGGGCGTCCAGACTGGTGCTCAGGGCGTCCAGACGCTCGGCGGTCACGGCCCCGGCCTGCCGTTCGGCGGCCAGGGCGCGGCCCAGCACGCCCTCGGGGTCGGCCTGCACCTGCGCGGCGGTGGCGTTCAGCCGCTTCAGCAGGCGCGTGACGTTCGGTTCGCGCCACGTGACGCTCAGGCGCGGCCACAGCAGCGGCTGCCGCAGCCCGTGCAGGGCGTACACGTCGCGCAGCTGCGCGCCGTACGCGATCTCGCCGGGGCCGACCACGAACGCCAGGGTGGGCAGCAGGGCGTCCTGCACGGCGGGCCGCAGGCCAGCGGCGGGGGTGAGGCGGGTGGGATCGGCCTCCAGCAGTGCCAGCAGGTCCGCGCGGGTGTAGCGGCGGGCAGCCGTGACGAACGCCTGCCCGTCCACGCGCAGCAGGCGGCGCTGCCCGTCGTCCTCCTCGATGAAGAGGTTCGTGGCGCCGGCGGGGCGGCGCAGCTGCGGCTCGAAGCCGTCCGCGATCAGGCGCGCGGCGGCGGCCTCGATGGCCCGCGAGGACGCCAGCGGGTCGTCGAGTTCGCGCGCGAGGGTGGGAGCCATCAGGCGTGCCAGGGCCGGGTGCATCGGGTCGAGGACGAGCAGGCCCGCGCCGCCCAGCAGGCCGTGGATGAGCCGGGCGAACACGTCGGCGTAACTGCCGCCCGCCTGCGCGGCCCGGTCGAAGCGGGCGCGGACGGCGGCCACGTGCTCGGCCGGGGCGTCGAAGGCGTCCAGCAGCGCGTGCACCTGCGCCGTCCACCCGGGACGCCAGGGCACGCGGCCCACCGGGACGCCCTCCGGGACGTCCAGGGTCAGGCGGTGCAGGCGTTCGCCCGCGTCCAGCAGGGAGGTGCTCGCCACCTCGGCCGCGTCGTGGTCCTGGCTGGCGATCCAGTACACCGCCACGACCGGGGCGTCCTCGGTGTCGAGCTCCCGGGCAAGGAGCGCGGCGTCTGCGCCCTTGTGGACCGAGTAGGCCGGGCCGGTCAGCGCGCCAGCCTGCTGCCCGGTCACGACCACGCGGGACGCCGGGTGCGCCAGGCGGGTCAGCCCCGCCTCGACGGCCGGGCCCAGGGTGCCCAGGTCGCGGTGGTAGGCGCGCAGGGCGTCCGCGAGGGCCACGCGGTCGATGTCGGGCCGGGTCTCGGCCTGCGCGGCCTCCAGCGCCCCTGCGGGCAGGCGCACGTAGTCCAGCAACCCACCCTTCCTGTATTCCGCCCCTGCGTTTCGCGCCATTCGTCTTCCTTCCCGGTGCCTGCCGCCCCTGGAGCGGCCCGGCCCGATGCCCCGGCAGTCAGCCGCCGGCGTGCCCCCCGTTCTCGCTGAGAATGCGGGCCGACACTGCAACGGCTGTCACACTACACCAGAACCTAAAGCGGCGGGGCGCCGCGCGGCCCGCCCCGCCCGGTCAGCGCAGCGGCTCCTGCGTGGCCCGTTCCAGCCCTGCGCGGTCGGTCAGGATGATCCGCCGGTACCCCAGGTCCAGCAGGCCCCGCGAGCGGAAGTCCCCCAGCAGTTTCGTGATCGTCTCGCGGGTGCTGCCCACCACGTGCGCCAGATCCTGATGCGACACCCGGTCGCGCAGCGCCAGCGAACCGCCCTCCGGCCACGGCCCCTCGCGCTCGGCGAGGTTCAGCAGGGCCAGCGCCAGCCGCTGCGACACCTCCAGGAACACCAGCCCCGACAGGCGCTCCTGCACGCCGCGCGTCTGCCGGGTGATCTGCTCGGTCAGCGCGACCGCCACCCCCGGCTGACCCTGCGTGAGGCGCGTCAGCACGTCGCGGCCCAGCATCAGCGCCTCGGCGTCGTCCATCGCCTCGGCGTACATCCCGCACGGCTCGCCCGGCAGCAGCGCCGAGGCGCACAGCAGCGCCCCCGCGCCGTGCACGTCCAGTGTCACCTCCCGCGCGCCCGACCCCAGCCGGTACAGCCGCACCGAACCGCGCAGCAGCACGAACAGCGTCTCCGCCGGGTCCTCCGGATGAAACAGCAGCTCGCCGCGGCCCCAGCGGCCCACGCGCCCCGAGGCCGTCACCTGCGCCTGCACGTCCGCAGGCAGGGCACCGAAAGCACCGGGTAACATGCCCCGCAGTATGCCCTACCCGGGCCCGCGCCGCGCAAGCCCCCGCCCGGCGCGACCGGGCCCGGCGGGCACCCTCCGGTGGACGCGCCGCGCGCCGGCCGTGCACTACAATCCAGCCCAGCATGACCATCCCCACCCCACGCCAGCGCCTGACGCTGTTCGACCTGCCGCTGGACGTCGTGACGCTCGACCAGACCCTCGACCGCCTGGGCGAGTGGATCTACCGGCAGCCGCGCGCCCCGCACACGGTCGTGACCCTGAACCCCGAGTTCATCGTGCAGTCGCGCACCCAGCCGGACTTCGTGAACGCCATGCAGGTCGCCGACCTCGTCACCGCCGACGGGGTCGGCATCGTGTGGGCCGCCCGGCAGCTCACGGCCACCGAGGTGCCTCGCGCGCCCGGCTTCGACATCGTGCAGGGCCTGATGCAGCGGCACGGCGCGGACCTGCGCGTGTTCTTCCTGGGGGCCAAACCCGGTGTGGCCGAGGTCGCCGCGCAGAACGCCGCGCGCGACTACGGCGTGCAGGTCGCGGGCATCCACCACGGGTACTTCGACCTGCCCGAGGACCAGCGCGTCGCGGAACTCGTGCGCGACAGCGGCGCCGACCTGCTGCTGACCGCCATGGGCGCCGGGCGGCAGGAGACCTTCAACCAGTACTGGCGGCAGGTCATGAACACCCCGGTCATGATCGGCTGCGGCGGCGTGATCGACGTCCTGGCCGGGAACGCCGATCTCGCCCCGGCCTGGACGCGCCGGCTGGGTGTCGAGTGGATCTGGCGGGTCGGCCTGGACCGCAAGCGCTGGAACCGCGCGCCTCGGCTGGCGCAGTTCGTCCGCATGGTGCGCGCCGAGAAGAAACGGGTGGGCCCGAAGTAACCCGCAGGAGAAGGGAGCGGTCTCAGGTGGGTCCTGAAGGCCGCCCCCTTTCCCACCGGGGCCGTTCAGGGCGCCTGAGCGTCCCGCGCGGCTTTCGCGGCGCTGGCCCTGGCCCGCTCGGCGCGGGTCTTGTACACCTGATGCATCTGCTCGAGCTCCCCGGTGCAGGGCGTCTGGTCCGGCTTGGCATGG encodes:
- the recO gene encoding DNA repair protein RecO, translated to MRSRTANRSGIVIRRRVTPAGDIIVTLLTPQGKLKAVARGGVRGPLSSRLNLFHHVGIQVYQGPQNDLASVKQAVLEGALPTLAQPERYAFAHLLAEFADALYQEGEFSEQAFELFAGALRGVAHQPDPEWVALVMSYKLLALAGFIPQTARCARCAQDHPAHPDPLGGQLLCAGCAALPAYPDPSLDFLRNAARRTVRASMDAPLPAEQRPALWRALERFVTVQIGSVHSWRQLVPTGTALSA
- a CDS encoding 16S rRNA (uracil(1498)-N(3))-methyltransferase, which encodes MTDTPTRLPRHRLRVEALTDTMTLGPGEARHLHVLRLNAGDTVRVFDGRGAEALAEIAELDEVRAVLTLGDAVEGAAETPWPLTVAVALLKADKLSDVVRAATELGAAQIQLLVTARADVREIGDQKLVRLNRVAQEAAKQSRRAVVPPVLAPVPLARFQPGGLTLVAQPGSAVRVSDVVTWDAPVTIITGPEGGLTDAEVQTLVHLGAHAVTLGPRILRAETAPVALLGAIAALGL
- a CDS encoding 50S ribosomal protein L11 methyltransferase, translating into MLVYHLPGTFETREDHLDLLWEAGATGLEERAGLIRAYFDEETELPPLIRDGEWRQEADQDWLAEFKANLRPVQAGRVTIVPPWLRAEIPAGQVGLVIEPGMAFGTGHHATTRMAVEALSDLKLDGQTILDVGTGSGVLAIAGALLGAEYALGVDIDPITIPIAEENARDNAVPEGRTAFMVGTLGDDLPGDVVADGVFDVLVANLYAELHDLLVGAYVGHLRPGGPLILTGILTGKLPLVQGALDREGFTDVQVRTDGEWALVTARAGE
- the proC gene encoding pyrroline-5-carboxylate reductase, producing MKLAIVGVGKLGLALLEGVTAQGVLPPAEIGLLDANAARAQDVAARTGARVITPADLGRAERILISLQPRVFPEAAEWLAQPNAGYISTMAGVPVSALTRRLGTKRVVRVMPNLAATIGHSQTAITGPREAGDAGDLAFAHQIFDAVGDAYDLPEHLFNAFTGMSASGPAYVAVVAEALADGGVRMGLPRPLANELAAKLLIATGELVQRRAHPALLKDEVASPGGTTIAGLAALEAAGVRGGLIEAVVQATRRGTELGKDQD
- the bshC gene encoding bacillithiol biosynthesis cysteine-adding enzyme BshC, with protein sequence MARNAGAEYRKGGLLDYVRLPAGALEAAQAETRPDIDRVALADALRAYHRDLGTLGPAVEAGLTRLAHPASRVVVTGQQAGALTGPAYSVHKGADAALLARELDTEDAPVVAVYWIASQDHDAAEVASTSLLDAGERLHRLTLDVPEGVPVGRVPWRPGWTAQVHALLDAFDAPAEHVAAVRARFDRAAQAGGSYADVFARLIHGLLGGAGLLVLDPMHPALARLMAPTLARELDDPLASSRAIEAAAARLIADGFEPQLRRPAGATNLFIEEDDGQRRLLRVDGQAFVTAARRYTRADLLALLEADPTRLTPAAGLRPAVQDALLPTLAFVVGPGEIAYGAQLRDVYALHGLRQPLLWPRLSVTWREPNVTRLLKRLNATAAQVQADPEGVLGRALAAERQAGAVTAERLDALSTSLDALTAEIADLDPTLVGAAARTRTRTVARVAHLQRLAERALARAENDRSGQLSRLRAHLLPNGVPQEREMNFLTYLLKHGDTPLHQLLHLPAGWQGELDIP
- a CDS encoding Crp/Fnr family transcriptional regulator, translating into MLPGAFGALPADVQAQVTASGRVGRWGRGELLFHPEDPAETLFVLLRGSVRLYRLGSGAREVTLDVHGAGALLCASALLPGEPCGMYAEAMDDAEALMLGRDVLTRLTQGQPGVAVALTEQITRQTRGVQERLSGLVFLEVSQRLALALLNLAEREGPWPEGGSLALRDRVSHQDLAHVVGSTRETITKLLGDFRSRGLLDLGYRRIILTDRAGLERATQEPLR
- a CDS encoding WecB/TagA/CpsF family glycosyltransferase produces the protein MTIPTPRQRLTLFDLPLDVVTLDQTLDRLGEWIYRQPRAPHTVVTLNPEFIVQSRTQPDFVNAMQVADLVTADGVGIVWAARQLTATEVPRAPGFDIVQGLMQRHGADLRVFFLGAKPGVAEVAAQNAARDYGVQVAGIHHGYFDLPEDQRVAELVRDSGADLLLTAMGAGRQETFNQYWRQVMNTPVMIGCGGVIDVLAGNADLAPAWTRRLGVEWIWRVGLDRKRWNRAPRLAQFVRMVRAEKKRVGPK